CAGGTTACTTAAAGCAGGGTTGATTCCCGAAATATTAGTTACAAGCCCCGCATTACGTGCGCTAACTACAGCAGAGTGCTTTGCAGACGTGCTTAGCATTGAACGATCCGCAATCATAAAAGAGCCACAGATCTACGAAGCCTCCTCATCAACTCTTTTAAACATCATTAACTCGCTTGATAATAAACATCACTTCGCCGCACTGATTGGCCATAACCCCGGTCTAACTAACCTTGCCGTTAATCTCTGCGATAGTGATATATACAATATCCCGACATGTGGAATGGTGCTTATACATTTTCCTTTCGACCAATGGGATATGATTAGTTACTGGACAGGCGACCAGAAACTGTATGATTATCCTAAGAATGTTGCGGAGTAAAAGATAACTTGTACATTTTACCTGGCAGGGCAATTGCAATTCCGGTCATTTCGAGCGAAAGCAGAATCATTGTAAGTTTGCTGTGAGGCAGCTGTGCAAGGATTGAGATTTCGTCAATAGCTATAGTACCCTTCTGCATCAGGATATCAACAACCTTCTTTTCCTCCACAGAGAGATTTAGGGGGAGACTGAGTTGTTTTTGTTCCTGTTGTTCTTCAACCTCCCATCCCATCAGGTATTCGATATCTTTGACGCCAGTTATCAGGTTTGCCCTGTTGGTTTTTATCAGATAGTTGCATCCCGAAGAATATTCATCCTGAACACGCCCTGGAAATGCAAACACATCGCGATCATACGAATTAGCAAGTTCCGCAGTAATCAGCGCACCTCCGTTCACAGCGGCTTCAACAATGATCGTTGCATCGGCAAGTCCCGCTACAACGCGGTTCCTTTTAGGAAAGTTCTCCCTGTCGGGATTTGTCCCTGATGGAAACTCGGTGAGCAGCCCTCCATTGCTCATCATTTTTTCGGCTAAAGGCCGGTGCTGGGCGGGGTAAATACGGTCGAGCCCATGTCCTACCACTCCTACGGTAGGAATGTCCTGCTTTAAACAAGCCCTGTGCGCTATTCCGTCAATGCCGTAGGCAAGGCCACTTATCACAACAACATCGTGCTTCTTCAGATCAGCCACCAACTGGTCCGTTAATTCTTTCCCATAAGAAGTTGCATTCCGTGTACCAACTATGCTGATTATCCTGCTGCTATTGAGATCTGCATTCCCCTTGTAGTACAACAAAACCGGGGCATCATAACAGTTTCGCAGTCTCGAAGGGTATTCTTCTGACGTATAGAAAAGCATCCTGATTTTGTACTTTTCGACGAAAGCAAGCTCCTTTTCCGCTCGTGTTAAACAATCTTTTGCGTGGATATTGCCGGCAGTTTTAGGTCCGACACCAGGTATTGCCATTAATTGAGCAGGCTTCGCTTTAAATACAGATTCTGCATCTCCGAACTGATCCAGTAGATTGCGGGCTGTTACCACTCCAACTCCCGGAATAAGGGTAAGCGCTATTTCATATAAGGAAGGCATAAAACAACTATTGAGCAGGGAAATAAACTACAAACTTTGTTTCAAAGAAATCTTCTGAAAAATAAGAACTTAAAGAGAACAACTTAACTTGCTTTAAGCGGCTCTCTTTAATCTCTTCCTCCAGGTCGCCTCCTTTCAGGTATAACACGCCATTCGGTAAAACATTACCCGACTTCGTTTCAAATTTACCCCGTATCCAGGGATAAAAATCACCTAAACGAGTAACCGCTCTCGACACTATAAAGTGAAATTTCCCGTCAATCTGCTCCGCCCTGGCATGGCTTGCCTTAATATTTGTTAATCCTGCCGCCTTCGAAATTTCGTTCACCACCTTAATCTTTTTGCCAATAGAATCTACCAGGTGGAATGTGGTCTCGGGAAACAAAATGGCCAATGGTATCCCCGGAAACCCTCCGCCAGTCCCTACATCCAGCACCTTCTCTCCCGGCAAAAACGGCATCACTTTAGCTATTCCAAGAGAATGAAGAACATGCCGCAGATATAAACTTTCAATATCTTTTCTGGATATAACATTTATCTGGGCGTTCCATAGGATGTATAACTCCTCAAGTTTGTCAAATTGTTCTTTCTGTGCCGTGCTGAGACCAGGGAAGTAGTGATAAATAATGTCAGAAGTCACTTGGGTTGGTTTTTTTCCTTCGGTTTAAAATATTAGCCATCAGATCGCGCGCCCTGAACAACTGGGCCTTCACTGTACCTAACGGCAGGTCGAGCTGCTGTGCTATCTCTTCATAAGAAAGTTCATCGAAATATCGCAGCATAATCAGAGTTCTGTATCTCAAAGGAAGCTTATCAACAATAAGTTTGATGGCCTCGCTTTGTTGCTTCTTTATAGATTTTTCCTCTGGATTTAACACATCCGATTTGATCTCCAGCTGTCGTTCCTCCCCCTCGTCGGTGAGCGTATGGATGGAAACCATGTTTATTCTTTTTTTCCGGATAAAATCAATGCTATTATTCGTGGCAATACGGAAAAGCCAGGTACTAAAGGCAAAGTCCGGTTTATACTTCTCAATATTCTCAAAGGCTTTGGCGAAGGTTTCAATAGTTAGATCCATAGCATCATCCTTGTTATTCACCATCTTCAGCGCCATGAAATAAATAGAGTCCTTATACCGCTGCATAAGATCGGCATACGCTTTCTGATCACCTTCTTTTGCCCGTATAACGAGATTAAAGTCATTAACCGCATTGGCCGAAAAACTTGGATTTACTTCCATTTGACTTTTTTCTTAAATAAAGAAATAATGCTTAACACGATAATAAAAAAATTATAAGACAAATCCAATGCCGGAAACCACCAGAGCAGGTCTTTATTATTTAATTTTTTTGCAGTGGGATAATAAACTATCAGTTGAACAAGCAGTCTCACGAGGTAAATCCCTAAAAGCATCCACCATTGCGCCTTCAAAACAATCAAGACAAACAATAATAAATAAAACAAGCCGGCAGACGCTGCCTGCACAGACAGGATTACTTTGTCGCTCTTCTTATACGCTTTGCCAGCGCCCATGTGGCGAATCTTTTGTTTCCAGTAAGAAGACCAGGTTCTTTTTGGCCACGACCATACCTGGCTTTCGGGACGGATTTCTATGACTGTATTCTCCCTGGTGGAATTTTGATTCACAAACAGGTCATCATCTCCCGACGGAATATGTATATGAGAGGCGAAACCTTTATTTTTAAAGAAAAGCGATTTAGTATAACTGAGGTTACGGCCTACGCCCATATAAGGGTGTCCTGCAAGGGCGAACGACAGGTAATTTATCGCCGTATTAAAAGTTTCAAACCGTATAAAAGCATTCAGAAAGCCCTTCCCCCTGAAATATGGCGAGTAGCCCAAAACAATCTCCGTATTCTTTACGAAATTCTGCTGCATCATATTTATCCATTCTGCACTTGCCGGACGACAATCGGCGTCTGTAAACAACAGATGTTCGTTTGACGCCGCCTTTATACCTAAAGTAACAGCGAATTTCTTCCCGTGTTTAAAGCGATCGTGTTCCTTAATAGTCACCACCTTAAGATGCGGATATTTTTGCGACAACTGCCGCAACACGAGATCTGAATCGTCGGAAGAGCAATCATTTACAACTACCACTTCAAAAGAAGGATAGTCCTGCTCGAGTACAAGCGAAAGATTCTCTTCGAGGTTCTTTTCCTCATTGCGGGCACATATAATAACAGAAACAGGAAGCTGCGGGTGCTCACTGTCAGCCGGGTCTGTCCTCTTATATGAGCGCAACCGCCCATGCATCATCACGATAAAATATAACTGAATAATAAAAGCGGCCTGTAATAGTATAAAAACAAATAAAAATACGTAATCAGTCAATGGTGTATAATTTATTGGGCAAAGGTAAGCAAAAGGCAGCTGAATGGGTTATGAATTATGGGTTATGAGAGATGGGATGTGAGATATGAGATATTAGTACTGAGAGCTGCAAGTTGATTGCTGATCGCTGATACCTAACTGCCAATTGCTAAAAGCCAACGCCAAAAGCTGAAAGCTTTTAACTACCTTTGCGTGTTAAAATGAAATTCAGATTAGAAGTAACAGATAAGCTTTCTAAGGCCAGAGCGGGCGAGATTAGCACGGACCACGGGACTATTAAAACTCCTATCTTTATGCCAGTGGGCACCGCCGGCTCCGTAAAGGCCGTGCATCAGAGGGAGCTGAAAGAAGATATAGAAGCACAGATTATATTAGGAAATACGTATCACCTATATCTAAGACCGGGGTTAAATACGCTTGAACAGGCCGGAGGGCTCCATAAATTCAATGGATGGGACAAACCCATTCTCACCGACAGCGGCGGGTATCAGGTATATTCACTTACAGAAGTACGAAAAATAAAGGAAGAGGGAGTAACATTCCGCTCTCATATCGACGGATCAAAACATCTGTTTACTCCAGAAGCAGTGATGGATATACAGCGTACCATCGGAGCGGATATTATCATGGCTTTCGATGAATGTACACCTTATCCTTGCGAATACAACTATGCAAGCAAGTCGGTAGACATGACCCACAGGTGGCTAAAACGCTGCTGCGAGCGGTTTGACTCTACAGAACCAAAATACGGGTATTCCCAAACACTCTTCCCTATTGTACAAGGCTCGGTTTATAAAGATCTGCGCGTAAAATCTGCAGAGGTGATCGCTTCTTTTGAACGGGAAGGGAACGCTATAGGCGGTTTATCGGTAGGTGAGCCGGCCGAAGAGATGTACGAGATGACTGACCTTGTGTGCAATATCTTGCCTAAAGACAAGCCACGCTATCTCATGGGAGTAGGGACACCGGTAAACATCCTCGAAAACATTGCTTTGGGGGTTGATATGTTCGATTGTGTAATGCCTACCCGGAATGGTCGCAACGGCATGCTTTTTACAAGCGAAGGCGTCATAAATATCCGGAACGAAAAGTGGAAGAACGACTTCTCCCCCATTGGTCCCGGCAGTGATCTTTTTGCAGATATTACTTACTCAAAAGCTTATTTACGTCATCTTATAACATCTAAAGAGATATTAGGTGCCCAGATCGCAACACTCCACAATTTGCATTTTTACCTTTGGCTGGTAACGCAGGCAAGAGAAAAGATCATATCCGGCGAATTTTACGAATGGAAAAACAAAATGATAAAAAAGCTTTCTCAACGTTTATAATAAGATGGGCAACGGATTTATCAAAATAATAGACTGGTATATTATTAAAAAATACCTCGGTACGTTCGTATTCACCTGCGCTATTTTTACAGTAGTATGTGTGGTATTTGATGTTTCTGAGAAGCTCGACGACTTTCTCAAGCGTTCCGCTCCGTTTTCGAAGATCCTTTTTGAGTACTACGCCGGATTTATTCCCTTCTATCTGAACTTCCTTTCACCCTTGATCAATTTTATTGCAGTTATCTTTTTCACAGCAAAAATGGCTGATCAGACTGAGATTGTTCCGATCCTTAGCGGAGGTGTGAGCTTCAAAAGGTTCCTGTGGCCTTATTTCATTGCTTCTTGTCTTATCTTTGTGGTTACACTTGTTGCTAACCTGTATGTTATTCCACATACTAATAAGCTGATGATCGGCTTTGAAAATATCTACATCAAGCCCGTTTCTGACAATTCAAAAACAGAAACGCACATGCAGATCGATAAGAATACGTATGTATATATCAAGAGCTTTGATAACGTTCAGAAGGTCGGATATACCTTTATCATGGAGAAATTTAACGGCGATCAGCTGGTAGAAAAACTGATGTCAGACCGCATTGTATGGGACTCTTTGAAGAGGAAATGGAGCATTGAAAACTACTCCATAAGGACGGTTAACGGACTGAAAGAAAAAATGATCTCCGGAATGAAGAAAGACACCACTCTTGACATGCGGCCTGTCGATTTTCAGGTGTACGATAATATATACTCTGCAATGAGTATGAAAGAGCTTAATTCACGTATTGAGAAAGAAAAGATACGGGGAACCGGGGTGATGCAGCTTCTTGAACTCGAGAAATACAAGCGGTTTATATCCCCTCTGTCGGCGTTTGTCCTTACGCTCATGGGGGTATCTCTATCT
The window above is part of the Arcticibacter tournemirensis genome. Proteins encoded here:
- the tgt gene encoding tRNA guanosine(34) transglycosylase Tgt: MKFRLEVTDKLSKARAGEISTDHGTIKTPIFMPVGTAGSVKAVHQRELKEDIEAQIILGNTYHLYLRPGLNTLEQAGGLHKFNGWDKPILTDSGGYQVYSLTEVRKIKEEGVTFRSHIDGSKHLFTPEAVMDIQRTIGADIIMAFDECTPYPCEYNYASKSVDMTHRWLKRCCERFDSTEPKYGYSQTLFPIVQGSVYKDLRVKSAEVIASFEREGNAIGGLSVGEPAEEMYEMTDLVCNILPKDKPRYLMGVGTPVNILENIALGVDMFDCVMPTRNGRNGMLFTSEGVINIRNEKWKNDFSPIGPGSDLFADITYSKAYLRHLITSKEILGAQIATLHNLHFYLWLVTQAREKIISGEFYEWKNKMIKKLSQRL
- a CDS encoding SixA phosphatase family protein, with the translated sequence MKKILLVRHAKSDWENSELQDFDRPLNRRGQKNAPEMAGRLLKAGLIPEILVTSPALRALTTAECFADVLSIERSAIIKEPQIYEASSSTLLNIINSLDNKHHFAALIGHNPGLTNLAVNLCDSDIYNIPTCGMVLIHFPFDQWDMISYWTGDQKLYDYPKNVAE
- a CDS encoding glycosyltransferase, whose amino-acid sequence is MTDYVFLFVFILLQAAFIIQLYFIVMMHGRLRSYKRTDPADSEHPQLPVSVIICARNEEKNLEENLSLVLEQDYPSFEVVVVNDCSSDDSDLVLRQLSQKYPHLKVVTIKEHDRFKHGKKFAVTLGIKAASNEHLLFTDADCRPASAEWINMMQQNFVKNTEIVLGYSPYFRGKGFLNAFIRFETFNTAINYLSFALAGHPYMGVGRNLSYTKSLFFKNKGFASHIHIPSGDDDLFVNQNSTRENTVIEIRPESQVWSWPKRTWSSYWKQKIRHMGAGKAYKKSDKVILSVQAASAGLFYLLLFVLIVLKAQWWMLLGIYLVRLLVQLIVYYPTAKKLNNKDLLWWFPALDLSYNFFIIVLSIISLFKKKVKWK
- the dprA gene encoding DNA-processing protein DprA, whose product is MPSLYEIALTLIPGVGVVTARNLLDQFGDAESVFKAKPAQLMAIPGVGPKTAGNIHAKDCLTRAEKELAFVEKYKIRMLFYTSEEYPSRLRNCYDAPVLLYYKGNADLNSSRIISIVGTRNATSYGKELTDQLVADLKKHDVVVISGLAYGIDGIAHRACLKQDIPTVGVVGHGLDRIYPAQHRPLAEKMMSNGGLLTEFPSGTNPDRENFPKRNRVVAGLADATIIVEAAVNGGALITAELANSYDRDVFAFPGRVQDEYSSGCNYLIKTNRANLITGVKDIEYLMGWEVEEQQEQKQLSLPLNLSVEEKKVVDILMQKGTIAIDEISILAQLPHSKLTMILLSLEMTGIAIALPGKMYKLSFTPQHS
- a CDS encoding RNA polymerase sigma factor; this translates as MEVNPSFSANAVNDFNLVIRAKEGDQKAYADLMQRYKDSIYFMALKMVNNKDDAMDLTIETFAKAFENIEKYKPDFAFSTWLFRIATNNSIDFIRKKRINMVSIHTLTDEGEERQLEIKSDVLNPEEKSIKKQQSEAIKLIVDKLPLRYRTLIMLRYFDELSYEEIAQQLDLPLGTVKAQLFRARDLMANILNRRKKTNPSDF
- a CDS encoding LptF/LptG family permease, producing MGNGFIKIIDWYIIKKYLGTFVFTCAIFTVVCVVFDVSEKLDDFLKRSAPFSKILFEYYAGFIPFYLNFLSPLINFIAVIFFTAKMADQTEIVPILSGGVSFKRFLWPYFIASCLIFVVTLVANLYVIPHTNKLMIGFENIYIKPVSDNSKTETHMQIDKNTYVYIKSFDNVQKVGYTFIMEKFNGDQLVEKLMSDRIVWDSLKRKWSIENYSIRTVNGLKEKMISGMKKDTTLDMRPVDFQVYDNIYSAMSMKELNSRIEKEKIRGTGVMQLLELEKYKRFISPLSAFVLTLMGVSLSSRKVRGGIGLPLGIGIFLSFTYILFIQFSTMFSLKGGLPPIIAVFIPNILFGALGVYLMIKAPK
- the rsmG gene encoding 16S rRNA (guanine(527)-N(7))-methyltransferase RsmG, which produces MTSDIIYHYFPGLSTAQKEQFDKLEELYILWNAQINVISRKDIESLYLRHVLHSLGIAKVMPFLPGEKVLDVGTGGGFPGIPLAILFPETTFHLVDSIGKKIKVVNEISKAAGLTNIKASHARAEQIDGKFHFIVSRAVTRLGDFYPWIRGKFETKSGNVLPNGVLYLKGGDLEEEIKESRLKQVKLFSLSSYFSEDFFETKFVVYFPAQ